The Salvelinus sp. IW2-2015 linkage group LG6.2, ASM291031v2, whole genome shotgun sequence genome window below encodes:
- the slc25a43 gene encoding solute carrier family 25 member 43 — protein MATVKKDDRLTSSQGFMCVGFAGVFSKTVTSPLEVVKIKSQVGTFHCKKGFLHSFLVVYQKEGIRGFWKGNLVSCLRLFPYSAVHLATYKQIVHLHMDELGYVSQWRAIFAGGLAGISAALATYPLEVAETRLIAQNCREPTYRGVVHTLSKIYQTEGLQALYRGFSLTILGAFPFSIGCYAVYINLDKMWREPQFRFTALQNFINGCIAAGVAQTLSYPFETVKRKMQAQNPRLPHYGGADIHFTGMLDCFRQVIRNKGILTLWSGITANMVKIVPYFGLLFSCFEMCKQVCLYRNGYIVSPLSYKLAPGVDQSMGPTEVEEVKRYLKNRKFQSQQGSRW, from the exons ATGGCAACAGTTAAAAAAGATGACAGACTGACAAGTTCTCAGGGCTTCATGTGCGTTGGTTTTGCGGGAGTTTTCAGTAAAACTGTCACGTCGCCCCTGGAGGTGGTGAAAATCAAGAGTCAAGTGGGCACATTTCACTGTAAAAAAGGCTTTCTCCACAGCTTTCTTGTTGTCTACCAGAAAGAAGGCATACGAGGATTTTGGAAGGGGAACCTCGTCTCCTGTCTCCGCCTGTTTCCTTACAGCGCCGTCCATTTGGCAACATACAAACA GATCGTCCACCTCCATATGGATGAATTGGGCTACGTCTCTCAGTGGAGGGCCATTTTTGCTGGTGGGCTAGCTGGTATAAGTGCAGCGCTGGCCACGTACCCTCTGGAGGTGGCAGAGACTCGCCTCATAGCTCAGAACTGCAGAGAGCCTACCTACAGGGGGGTGGTCCACACGCTTTCCAAGATATACCAGACCGAAGGCCTTCAAGCACTCTACAGGGGCTTCTCTCTCACAATCCTAG GTGCATTTCCCTTCTCTATTGGTTGCTATGCAGTCTACATAAACTTGGACAAGATGTGGCGGGAGCCCCAATTCCGGTTCACTGCCCTACAGAACTTCATCAATGGCTGCATAGCCGCAGGAGTGGCCCAAACCCTCTCCTACCCCTTTGAAACTGTGAAAAGGAAAATGCAG GCCCAGAACCCTCGGCTTCCCCATTATGGTGGCGCTGATATCCACTTCACTGGAATGTTAGACTGCTTCAGGCAGGTGATCAGAAACAAGGGCATCCTGACACTGTGGAGTGGCATCACAGCCAACATGGTCAAG ATTGTCCCCTACTTTGGCCTTCTCTTCAGCTGCTTTGAGATGTGCAAGCAGGTCTGTCTGTACCGCAACGGGTACATTGTGTCTCCATTGAGCTATAAGTTGGCACCGGGCGTGGACCAGAGCATGGGCCCTACTGAGGTGGAAGAAGTGAAACGGTACCTGAAGAATAGGAAGTTTCAGTCACAGCAAGGAAGTCGCTGGTGA